From Planctomycetota bacterium, the proteins below share one genomic window:
- the polX gene encoding DNA polymerase/3'-5' exonuclease PolX, producing MAASEANKELAGMFAQMARVLDLKGGGFRAVSFQKVSRLLDEMSQDVKALHDEGGTKAVEALAGIGKSSAKIIDDFFTTGTSPDHNELLASVQPGVLAMLDIPGMGPKTAQAVWQERDITTINQLSAAIADGSLSDLKGLGKKKLEAIQQGIDLLARGNKRRGIGSAAKVVNAMLERLLDLPDVKRAEPAGSFRRGKETVGDLDFLVVTDKPADTLTAFAEFPEVERVLVKGDAKCSIVTKDGLQCDCRVVPEAHYGAAMMYFTGSKEHNTRLRGIALERKHTLNDWGVFDKAAWDEHQKSRKTGGIPTLKPAAAKSEEEIFEWFGMQWVPPEMREDKGEIELAAEGKLPKLIEQGDLKGDLHTHTTASDGTASIVEMAEAAKALGYTFLAITDHSKSQIQANGLDADRLLKHADAIRRANDEVKGIELLAGTECDILSDGRLDYEDDILAQLDWVVASPHAALKQDAKKATDRMLKAIDSPYVNAIGHPTGRLINKRDGLPLDMAKVITRAKETGTALEINAAYPRLDLNDLHARMAVEAGAMLTINTDAHTTRSLAAMHLGLCVARRAWATKADVLNCQTPAAIKKWVAKKRA from the coding sequence ATGGCAGCAAGCGAGGCGAACAAAGAGCTGGCAGGCATGTTCGCTCAGATGGCCCGCGTGCTCGATCTCAAAGGCGGCGGCTTCCGGGCGGTGTCTTTCCAGAAGGTCAGCCGGCTGCTCGACGAGATGTCGCAGGACGTCAAGGCCCTCCACGACGAAGGCGGCACCAAGGCCGTCGAGGCCCTCGCCGGCATCGGCAAGTCGTCGGCCAAGATCATCGACGACTTCTTCACCACCGGCACCAGCCCCGATCACAACGAGCTGCTCGCCAGCGTCCAGCCGGGCGTGTTGGCCATGCTCGACATCCCCGGCATGGGCCCAAAGACCGCCCAGGCCGTCTGGCAGGAACGGGACATCACGACCATCAACCAGCTCTCCGCCGCCATCGCCGACGGGTCGCTCTCGGACCTCAAAGGGCTCGGCAAGAAGAAGCTCGAAGCGATCCAGCAGGGCATCGACCTGCTCGCCCGCGGCAACAAGCGTCGCGGCATCGGCTCGGCTGCCAAGGTCGTCAACGCCATGCTCGAACGGCTGCTCGATCTGCCCGACGTCAAACGCGCCGAGCCCGCCGGAAGCTTCCGCCGCGGCAAGGAAACCGTCGGCGACCTCGACTTCCTCGTCGTCACCGACAAGCCGGCCGACACGCTCACCGCCTTTGCGGAGTTTCCGGAAGTCGAACGCGTCCTCGTCAAGGGCGACGCCAAGTGCAGCATCGTCACCAAAGACGGCCTGCAATGCGACTGCCGCGTCGTGCCTGAAGCCCACTACGGCGCGGCCATGATGTACTTCACCGGCAGCAAGGAGCACAACACGCGGCTCCGAGGCATCGCGCTCGAACGCAAGCACACGCTCAACGACTGGGGCGTCTTCGACAAAGCCGCGTGGGACGAGCATCAGAAGTCCCGCAAGACCGGCGGCATCCCGACCCTCAAGCCAGCCGCGGCGAAATCGGAAGAGGAGATTTTCGAGTGGTTCGGCATGCAGTGGGTGCCGCCGGAGATGCGCGAGGACAAGGGCGAAATCGAACTCGCCGCCGAGGGCAAGTTGCCGAAGCTGATCGAGCAGGGCGATCTCAAGGGCGACCTCCACACGCACACGACCGCCAGCGACGGCACCGCGAGCATCGTCGAGATGGCCGAAGCGGCGAAGGCCCTCGGCTACACGTTCCTGGCGATCACCGATCACTCCAAGTCGCAAATCCAAGCCAACGGCCTCGACGCCGATCGCCTGCTGAAACACGCCGACGCGATCCGCCGTGCCAACGACGAGGTGAAGGGCATCGAGCTCCTCGCCGGCACCGAATGCGACATCCTCAGCGACGGCCGCCTCGACTACGAAGACGACATCCTCGCCCAACTCGACTGGGTCGTCGCGTCACCTCATGCCGCGTTAAAGCAAGACGCGAAGAAGGCGACCGACCGCATGCTGAAAGCGATCGACAGCCCGTATGTCAACGCCATCGGTCACCCGACCGGCCGGCTGATCAACAAGCGCGACGGCCTGCCGCTCGACATGGCCAAGGTCATTACCCGTGCCAAGGAGACCGGGACCGCCCTCGAAATCAATGCGGCTTACCCACGGCTGGACCTCAACGACCTCCACGCCCGCATGGCCGTCGAGGCGGGGGCGATGCTGACGATCAACACCGACGCCCACACGACCCGCAGCCTCGCCGCCATGCACCTCGGCCTCTGCGTCGCCCGCCGCGCCTGGGCGACCAAGGCGGACGTCCTGAACTGCCAGACCCCGG